Proteins encoded together in one Desulfovibrio sp. UCD-KL4C window:
- the ilvN gene encoding acetolactate synthase small subunit, producing MQHTISALVRNRAGVLAESSAAFQKNGINITSISCGETENMDVSRMVICAQGNDEEIAKVTKDLQAMDFVIKLDDLARKDFVDRELVLIKVDVTKDSMCQLMQIFEVFRADVVGMGQKTITVELSGDQERVEGLIKMLQPIGIKSMCRTGMIALKRGDE from the coding sequence ATGCAACATACGATCTCAGCGCTGGTGAGAAACAGAGCCGGAGTTCTGGCAGAATCTTCAGCTGCTTTTCAAAAAAACGGTATTAACATTACATCCATATCCTGCGGTGAAACCGAAAATATGGATGTATCAAGAATGGTTATATGTGCACAGGGTAATGATGAAGAAATTGCCAAGGTCACAAAAGATCTACAGGCAATGGATTTTGTAATAAAATTAGATGATCTGGCCCGTAAAGATTTTGTAGACCGTGAACTTGTTTTAATCAAAGTTGATGTCACAAAAGATTCCATGTGTCAGCTTATGCAGATTTTTGAAGTTTTCAGAGCCGACGTCGTAGGTATGGGACAAAAAACTATCACGGTTGAGCTCAGCGGGGATCAGGAACGAGTTGAAGGTCTTATCAAAATGCTCCAGCCTATCGGAATCAAAAGTATGTGCCGCACAGGTATGATCGCGCTGAAAAGAGGCGATGAATAG
- a CDS encoding nitroreductase family protein — MVQLKINEELCIGCGDCAADCVHKIIELSDGIPFIISGGENNCLQCQHCLAVCPTGALSIMGLDPQDSLQLPADVPSSIQMENLIKSRRSTRQYRQGNVDGETLDKLLKILAYAPTGMNRQKVSLTVVNDIETMNTLRQRTYSAIQAKIDSNEPVSETQKWIIGYIKGWQDGADYIYRTAPHMIIASAPRGIGTPVADCVIALSYLELQAPSMGLGTTWCGLAKTAINEFAPELITELGIPDDHEVGYMMLFGEPTVTYHRTVQITSDRVNFPKLKKQ; from the coding sequence ATGGTCCAACTCAAAATCAATGAAGAGCTGTGTATAGGATGCGGAGATTGTGCAGCGGACTGCGTTCATAAAATTATAGAACTTTCAGACGGAATCCCCTTCATTATTTCAGGTGGGGAAAATAACTGTCTCCAGTGTCAACACTGTCTTGCAGTCTGCCCCACCGGGGCACTAAGTATCATGGGTCTTGATCCTCAAGACAGCCTACAGCTTCCGGCAGATGTCCCGTCATCGATACAAATGGAAAACCTTATAAAAAGCCGCCGATCAACAAGGCAATACCGCCAAGGAAATGTTGATGGGGAAACTCTGGACAAACTCCTTAAAATTCTTGCATACGCACCGACAGGTATGAACAGACAGAAAGTATCCCTGACGGTAGTAAATGATATAGAGACCATGAATACACTGCGTCAGCGGACATATTCAGCTATTCAGGCTAAAATTGACAGCAATGAACCTGTTTCTGAAACACAAAAATGGATTATCGGCTATATTAAAGGCTGGCAGGACGGAGCAGACTATATCTATCGTACCGCACCGCATATGATTATAGCTTCGGCTCCGCGCGGTATAGGCACTCCAGTAGCTGACTGTGTCATCGCCCTCAGTTACTTAGAACTGCAAGCTCCAAGTATGGGACTCGGAACGACATGGTGCGGCTTAGCAAAAACAGCTATAAACGAATTTGCCCCAGAGTTGATAACAGAACTGGGTATACCTGATGATCACGAAGTAGGATATATGATGCTTTTCGGTGAACCGACTGTAACCTACCACCGCACAGTGCAAATCACTTCTGACCGTGTAAACTTTCCAAAACTTAAAAAGCAATAG
- a CDS encoding phosphate acyltransferase yields the protein MTITSLDELIKKVRRCGGKPKVAIAPCAEEFVMRSAIEAYQAGIAEPIFIGNREKADEVSQQYDLNIDGFDFYEENDDVAAVAKAVQLFKEGKAALIMKGLVSTSVVLKAILNKETGVPTKGIISHVAIFESSESERLILITDAGVNIKPNLQRKADIIRNALQVARKLGIKKTKVAVLAAIEKVNYPAMPATLDADILAKMSIDGAFGDAFVAGPLALDIALSPSAAARKGVTNPVAGHADILCTPDIESGNILYKALNTIAGKCMASVVVGSDIPVVVPSRGDSDRSKFLSIALASYLTSC from the coding sequence ATGACTATAACTTCGCTAGATGAGCTCATAAAAAAAGTACGTCGGTGCGGCGGAAAGCCTAAAGTTGCAATAGCTCCTTGCGCAGAAGAATTCGTAATGAGATCTGCCATTGAAGCTTACCAAGCAGGAATTGCCGAGCCTATTTTTATAGGAAATCGTGAAAAAGCTGATGAGGTGTCACAACAATACGATCTGAACATAGACGGATTCGATTTTTATGAAGAAAACGATGATGTAGCAGCTGTGGCAAAAGCTGTTCAGCTCTTTAAAGAAGGCAAGGCTGCACTTATTATGAAAGGACTTGTCAGCACCAGTGTTGTGCTAAAAGCAATCTTGAATAAGGAAACCGGAGTACCTACCAAAGGTATTATCAGCCATGTTGCCATATTTGAATCATCTGAATCTGAAAGGCTTATTTTAATAACTGATGCAGGAGTAAATATTAAACCGAATTTACAACGAAAAGCTGATATTATCCGTAATGCTCTGCAAGTGGCCCGTAAGCTTGGAATCAAAAAAACTAAGGTTGCAGTCTTAGCTGCAATTGAAAAAGTGAATTATCCGGCAATGCCTGCCACGCTTGATGCAGACATACTTGCCAAAATGTCTATTGATGGAGCTTTCGGTGATGCATTTGTTGCCGGACCACTGGCTCTTGATATTGCTCTATCTCCCTCAGCTGCTGCTCGCAAAGGAGTAACAAATCCTGTTGCAGGACATGCCGATATACTTTGCACACCAGACATAGAAAGTGGCAACATTCTTTATAAGGCATTAAATACAATCGCCGGAAAATGTATGGCAAGCGTTGTAGTAGGAAGTGATATCCCGGTGGTTGTTCCTTCCCGTGGAGATTCAGATAGGTCTAAATTTTTATCTATCGCTTTAGCCAGTTACTTGACAAGCTGTTAA
- a CDS encoding helix-turn-helix domain-containing protein produces the protein MAECPSKKSGRHEYHCSMELTVHVIGGKWKMIILHQLERNGTYRFGELKRIIPNITQKMLTQQLRELEHDGLINRVVYAVVPPKVEYSLTELGQTVIPVLQHLTKWGQQYAEIRKEDELREEAV, from the coding sequence ATGGCTGAATGCCCGTCTAAAAAGAGCGGAAGGCATGAGTATCATTGCAGCATGGAACTGACAGTGCATGTCATCGGCGGTAAATGGAAAATGATTATTCTTCATCAGCTGGAGCGGAATGGAACATATCGTTTCGGGGAGCTTAAGCGGATTATCCCTAATATTACTCAGAAAATGCTGACTCAGCAATTGCGGGAACTTGAACATGACGGGCTTATTAATCGCGTTGTATACGCGGTCGTACCGCCTAAAGTGGAATATTCACTGACTGAGTTAGGTCAGACAGTTATTCCGGTGTTGCAGCATTTGACTAAATGGGGGCAGCAGTATGCCGAAATTCGCAAAGAAGATGAACTGCGCGAAGAGGCTGTATAG
- a CDS encoding IscA/HesB family protein → MLKITTEAKEVLDQHFDGKDKEPIRIYIASACSGSRLALGLDAAKEGDETITLEGYDFVVDKALLEEAKPMEINLTPMGIEISSSLVFETSDGGCCGSCGSCG, encoded by the coding sequence ATGCTCAAAATTACAACCGAAGCGAAAGAAGTTCTTGACCAGCATTTTGATGGCAAAGACAAAGAACCTATCCGCATATATATTGCATCTGCTTGTAGCGGAAGTCGCCTTGCATTAGGCCTTGACGCAGCAAAAGAAGGCGATGAAACCATTACTTTAGAAGGTTATGATTTCGTTGTGGATAAAGCTCTGCTCGAAGAAGCAAAACCAATGGAAATTAATCTGACACCTATGGGTATCGAAATTTCTTCTTCTCTCGTTTTTGAAACATCCGATGGCGGTTGTTGCGGAAGCTGCGGAAGCTGCGGTTAA
- a CDS encoding EAL domain-containing protein, translated as MHKLLLKQLEETIGISTADSPEEMKSFLMLVDKTYSNLDASCMDFPDSIFIKTLHFLPDPSFVVDKNGIIIAWNPALEKLTGIAAEKVIGKGDFEYTNLIHGIRKSGLIDVVRGCEATSLLEYQSIRRHGNSLAAEIRAKNIGLRKNTHLWVQVAPITDNTGEIIGAIETLRDISARKQTENINLILYKISSAAKSTTDNFSLFQFIHETLKPFIEAENFYVALYEDKDETISFPYYSDEKKSISPNERISLKNINSLSAEVIKQRKPLLLEEKNIDQYRKQELESLGSAAKSWLGVPLIHGDQVVGVMTIQSYKSDNSYTEHDVDLMIAISDQIASAIKRRQTERALLASEKKFRSIFENATVAIFQTSIDGKMLMANPAMERIMGYDSAAQMLEQCPKSSDYFHNTRDWLNLVKELLKKGAVSGKRIRIKHKENLEKWCSINISTTYDDERKPILYSGTAFDSTPRIIAERNAFTHKARFMQLFESSPQAIALTDSEGNIMATNKAFTELFGYKTEQMKPCCENLNPSGEGAIKENFKKILSGMTFRTEDLRKHKNGRLIPVSILGYPFVYDDTISGTFIIYDDISHRKEFERKLSHQSLHDSLTGLPNRTLFLERLEQALFRSQKQPEHNFAVLMLDIDMFKRINDSLGHQAGDSLLITVGERIKSCLRPVDTIARMGGDEYAILIEYFKTPQQVIQIIRSIRNKIHKPITVSDREVVISSSIGIVFKTAAYEHPEYILRDADISMYEAKKQGVNKFKVFNKAMHEKALENMLIETEIRQGLPEDEFIPYFQPIYCLHTKRLAGFEALIRWNHPERGFITPDQIIPIAEETGLIVKLDRLMLQKACQEFAAWLSEYPSSRDMFLTVNLSSGQLSRPDLADSISRTLNETNFPSDMLKLEITESAIMERNAASSLNLKKIVEMGIRLAVDDFGTGYSSLSQLQRFPASTVKIDRSFISRMAIDHESLEIVRAVNALGHSLSMDVIAEGVETKQQLTLLKEIGCDCVQGFYFDKPQPPAVALQLIKMRSDGFCPPGLTSI; from the coding sequence ATGCACAAGTTACTACTAAAACAATTAGAAGAGACAATCGGAATCTCAACTGCTGACTCACCTGAGGAAATGAAGTCATTTCTGATGCTCGTCGACAAAACTTATTCCAACCTTGATGCATCCTGCATGGATTTTCCTGATTCTATCTTCATCAAAACACTTCATTTTCTGCCAGACCCTTCATTTGTTGTTGACAAAAATGGCATAATAATCGCTTGGAATCCGGCACTTGAAAAACTAACCGGAATAGCGGCAGAAAAAGTTATAGGTAAAGGTGATTTTGAATACACAAACCTTATCCACGGCATCCGAAAATCAGGGTTAATCGATGTAGTTAGAGGCTGCGAGGCAACGAGCCTTCTTGAATATCAATCTATCAGGCGACACGGAAACTCTTTAGCAGCTGAAATCAGAGCTAAAAACATTGGGCTTAGAAAGAACACACACCTCTGGGTCCAAGTCGCACCGATTACGGATAACACGGGAGAAATAATAGGAGCAATCGAAACGCTCCGAGATATTTCTGCCCGTAAGCAAACTGAAAACATTAATCTCATCCTTTACAAAATTTCATCGGCCGCAAAATCAACTACCGACAATTTCAGTTTATTCCAATTTATACATGAGACTCTTAAGCCATTTATCGAAGCTGAAAATTTCTATGTTGCTCTGTATGAAGACAAAGATGAAACCATTTCATTTCCTTATTATTCTGATGAAAAAAAAAGTATTTCACCAAACGAGCGGATTAGTCTTAAAAATATCAACAGCCTCAGCGCAGAAGTAATTAAACAGCGAAAACCTCTTCTGCTAGAAGAGAAAAATATAGACCAATATCGCAAACAGGAATTAGAAAGTCTCGGCTCAGCAGCAAAATCCTGGCTAGGCGTGCCGCTCATCCACGGCGATCAAGTCGTTGGCGTAATGACAATTCAATCTTACAAGTCGGATAATTCATATACAGAGCATGATGTTGACTTAATGATCGCAATTTCCGACCAGATAGCGTCTGCCATTAAACGCAGGCAGACTGAAAGAGCACTGCTGGCAAGCGAAAAAAAATTCCGCTCAATATTTGAAAATGCCACTGTTGCAATTTTTCAGACATCAATTGACGGGAAAATGCTTATGGCTAATCCCGCAATGGAAAGAATTATGGGCTATGATTCTGCCGCGCAAATGCTGGAACAATGCCCCAAGTCTTCTGACTATTTCCATAACACACGAGACTGGTTAAATCTGGTAAAGGAGCTGCTTAAAAAAGGAGCTGTCAGCGGAAAACGTATTCGCATCAAACATAAAGAGAACTTAGAAAAATGGTGCTCCATCAATATTTCAACGACGTATGATGATGAAAGAAAGCCAATTCTATACTCAGGAACAGCCTTTGATTCTACGCCGAGGATAATAGCAGAAAGAAATGCTTTCACCCATAAAGCACGCTTCATGCAGCTTTTTGAAAGTTCACCGCAGGCCATTGCTCTGACTGATTCAGAGGGAAATATAATGGCCACCAATAAAGCCTTCACCGAACTTTTCGGATACAAAACCGAACAGATGAAGCCTTGCTGTGAGAATCTAAATCCTAGCGGTGAAGGTGCAATCAAAGAAAATTTTAAGAAAATTTTATCGGGCATGACATTTAGGACTGAAGATCTGCGCAAACATAAAAACGGCAGATTAATTCCAGTATCTATACTCGGATACCCTTTTGTTTATGATGATACAATATCCGGAACATTTATTATCTATGACGATATTTCACACCGCAAAGAATTTGAACGCAAACTTTCTCACCAATCGTTGCATGATTCTCTGACAGGTCTGCCTAACCGAACTCTATTCCTTGAACGCCTTGAGCAGGCTCTTTTCCGATCTCAGAAACAACCTGAGCATAATTTTGCGGTGCTTATGCTCGATATTGATATGTTTAAACGCATAAACGACAGTCTCGGCCATCAGGCAGGAGACTCTCTTTTAATTACAGTCGGTGAAAGAATTAAAAGCTGCCTTCGCCCTGTAGATACAATCGCCAGAATGGGCGGAGACGAATACGCAATACTCATAGAATATTTCAAAACACCTCAGCAGGTAATACAAATAATCCGAAGCATCAGAAACAAAATACACAAGCCCATAACTGTTTCCGATAGAGAAGTTGTTATCAGTTCAAGTATTGGCATTGTCTTTAAAACTGCTGCATATGAACACCCGGAGTACATCTTGCGCGATGCAGACATCAGCATGTATGAAGCTAAAAAACAGGGTGTTAATAAATTCAAAGTGTTCAATAAAGCTATGCATGAAAAAGCACTTGAAAATATGCTTATTGAAACAGAAATCAGACAAGGCCTCCCTGAAGATGAGTTTATTCCTTATTTCCAGCCGATTTACTGCCTGCACACTAAAAGGCTGGCCGGGTTTGAAGCCCTTATACGCTGGAATCACCCTGAAAGAGGTTTCATAACCCCTGATCAAATAATTCCTATTGCAGAGGAAACGGGGCTGATTGTAAAACTGGACAGGTTGATGCTGCAAAAAGCCTGTCAGGAATTTGCTGCGTGGCTATCTGAATATCCTTCATCACGAGACATGTTCCTCACTGTCAATTTATCCTCGGGCCAACTTTCGCGCCCCGATCTTGCTGATTCAATTTCAAGAACACTCAACGAAACAAATTTCCCATCAGATATGTTGAAACTTGAAATCACCGAATCCGCAATAATGGAAAGAAACGCCGCTTCCTCTTTAAATCTTAAAAAAATCGTTGAGATGGGTATCAGACTTGCGGTAGACGATTTCGGTACCGGCTACTCCTCCCTGTCGCAATTACAAAGATTCCCTGCCTCAACAGTAAAAATTGACAGATCATTCATCAGCCGTATGGCAATAGATCACGAATCACTTGAAATTGTCCGCGCAGTAAATGCTCTGGGCCATAGTCTCAGCATGGATGTTATTGCAGAAGGAGTTGAAACCAAGCAACAGTTGACTCTACTTAAGGAAATAGGTTGCGACTGTGTGCAAGGATTCTATTTTGACAAACCGCAACCTCCTGCAGTTGCGTTACAACTTATCAAAATGCGATCAGACGGATTCTGTCCGCCAGGCCTAACGTCTATTTAA
- a CDS encoding transglutaminase domain-containing protein, with protein sequence MPNCNKLTLPAIISFCLSLILFTSGCSTIHQSKTLYSPYQKNIESVLDTAGGNRAQIETFLNKFSNDPEKKQAADFLTANLPPCDSATLSSDLLIENLDYAFLARESTLWGKDVSWADFLNYVLPHRVSQEEAVKWRKIFYQELLPIVSKCKTMREAILAVNLWCFSKTGFKSTQRWDQNPLMTINRTYGRCEEAVILTICALRSVGIPARQAMVPAWQHSNDNHTWTEVLIGGKWHYLESANPDYGLDYAWFSGSVRKAPLVESYAYGNVEQPKFPVLGNKVGCTLLNTTSMYAPASRTEILVTDNENKPLNNVTVYFSVFNYASLRPVAVKQTDEKGKTSIILGPGSILVSAAHNNATAYAASTWIPGEKASRRNIQLKLSPNNKPEGTILFRFNYTDKLAQSAPAKNSEGAKKIEFDTMKKGRLTKIEGMKKGAEIFDRTLAGSIAKAGLNTPQILNALNSCSEKDRPFMVEAIRQMETADLTKIKSDELTSNTDLALKAREEISKAGLKYNDKIFTQYVLSPRIMYEQLQPWRNCLYPFFKLKKGYKISDKINSVSRFAQTLTAVSRGPLGCGLTPVGVFTSRKASNNDEINIFAVAALRSAGIPARYLDEQGWIELFNGQKWIPYYPENDSMTGDKNATAESTAYYSNWRTIKFSLNGFPKINKPPQYFKDFTISKLQNDSFFQVVEKTIYGSCTENLWEINIPDGEYYLISGNRNANGEPTISIIPINKTQ encoded by the coding sequence ATGCCAAACTGTAATAAATTAACACTCCCCGCTATTATCTCATTCTGCCTTAGTCTGATTCTTTTCACTTCAGGGTGCTCCACCATCCACCAAAGCAAAACACTGTATTCCCCATACCAAAAAAACATTGAATCAGTACTTGATACCGCTGGCGGAAATCGCGCACAGATAGAAACATTTTTGAATAAATTCAGTAATGATCCTGAAAAAAAGCAAGCTGCGGACTTTCTTACGGCCAACCTTCCACCTTGCGACAGTGCTACGCTTTCAAGCGATTTACTTATAGAAAATCTGGATTATGCATTTCTTGCCAGAGAATCCACGCTATGGGGAAAGGATGTTTCATGGGCAGACTTTTTAAATTACGTTCTGCCGCACCGGGTCAGTCAGGAAGAAGCTGTTAAGTGGCGGAAAATTTTCTATCAAGAGCTTTTGCCAATTGTTTCGAAGTGCAAAACAATGCGTGAAGCAATTCTTGCGGTAAACCTGTGGTGCTTTTCAAAGACGGGATTCAAATCCACTCAGCGCTGGGATCAAAATCCTCTAATGACTATCAACAGGACCTATGGCAGATGCGAAGAAGCTGTAATTTTAACTATCTGCGCCCTGAGAAGTGTCGGAATTCCGGCTCGTCAGGCAATGGTCCCTGCATGGCAGCACTCAAACGATAATCATACATGGACCGAAGTTTTAATTGGCGGGAAATGGCATTATCTGGAATCTGCAAATCCTGACTACGGACTTGATTACGCTTGGTTCAGCGGGTCTGTACGCAAAGCTCCTCTGGTTGAGTCTTATGCCTACGGCAATGTGGAGCAACCGAAGTTTCCAGTATTGGGAAACAAAGTAGGTTGCACTCTTTTAAACACGACTTCCATGTACGCCCCAGCCAGCCGCACTGAAATTCTTGTAACCGATAATGAAAACAAACCGCTTAACAATGTCACTGTTTATTTTTCAGTTTTCAATTATGCATCACTGCGCCCTGTGGCGGTCAAGCAAACCGATGAAAAAGGAAAAACAAGTATTATCCTTGGCCCTGGGTCTATCCTTGTCTCTGCCGCTCATAATAATGCAACCGCATATGCTGCCTCAACTTGGATTCCAGGAGAAAAAGCATCACGTAGAAATATTCAACTGAAACTTTCTCCGAACAATAAACCTGAAGGAACAATTCTTTTCCGCTTCAATTACACCGATAAACTCGCGCAATCGGCTCCGGCAAAAAATTCAGAAGGAGCTAAAAAGATTGAATTTGACACCATGAAGAAAGGTCGGCTTACAAAAATTGAAGGAATGAAAAAAGGTGCTGAAATCTTTGATAGAACTTTGGCTGGTTCCATTGCAAAAGCAGGACTGAATACTCCGCAAATACTTAATGCTCTAAATAGCTGTTCTGAAAAAGATAGACCATTTATGGTTGAAGCTATTCGCCAGATGGAAACAGCTGACCTCACAAAAATAAAATCTGATGAACTGACATCCAATACAGACTTAGCTCTTAAAGCCAGAGAAGAAATCAGTAAAGCCGGACTGAAATATAATGACAAAATATTCACGCAATATGTCTTAAGTCCGCGGATCATGTATGAGCAACTTCAACCGTGGCGGAACTGTTTATATCCTTTTTTCAAACTGAAAAAAGGATATAAAATTTCAGACAAAATAAACTCTGTCAGCAGATTTGCTCAAACTTTAACAGCTGTGTCCCGTGGTCCTTTAGGATGCGGCTTGACTCCTGTTGGGGTCTTCACATCCAGAAAAGCATCAAATAATGACGAGATAAACATTTTTGCGGTTGCAGCTCTGCGCTCAGCTGGCATCCCTGCCAGATATCTCGATGAGCAAGGCTGGATAGAACTATTCAATGGACAAAAATGGATTCCGTATTACCCTGAAAACGATTCCATGACAGGAGATAAAAATGCAACGGCCGAAAGCACAGCTTATTATTCAAACTGGAGAACTATCAAATTTAGTTTAAATGGATTTCCCAAAATAAATAAACCTCCTCAATATTTTAAAGACTTCACAATTTCCAAATTACAAAATGATTCTTTTTTTCAAGTTGTTGAGAAAACAATTTATGGATCATGTACTGAAAATTTATGGGAAATTAATATTCCTGACGGCGAATACTACCTTATAAGTGGAAACCGCAACGCTAATGGAGAACCTACTATTTCAATTATTCCCATAAACAAAACACAATGA